A genomic segment from Burkholderia plantarii encodes:
- a CDS encoding alpha/beta fold hydrolase, which translates to MTSTPSTRAAVVPAPASVAPAIAACYLGGADPLVPERFLRALSSRPVPVMAAGELAMQTQAGANPLLDVLAACARRLRDEAPETTGATPHATPPLLIAHGLGAMLAAELACLDGLDSAPRAPLVLISPLGLWLDAHPLANLLALGPDAATGLLWHDPAHPDARRMQAHWPARGMNALSRIAWPFAEHGLRHRLPHLRRRVLVIAGAQDRFTPPAYARAFVERLPAGQASLAIMPDCGHLPMHERPDATAAAIHAFIAGLTPTNRSTE; encoded by the coding sequence ATGACCTCGACTCCGTCCACCCGCGCCGCCGTGGTGCCCGCGCCCGCGTCCGTGGCGCCCGCCATCGCGGCGTGCTATCTCGGCGGCGCCGATCCGCTGGTGCCCGAACGCTTCCTGCGCGCGCTGTCCTCGCGGCCGGTGCCGGTGATGGCCGCCGGCGAGCTGGCGATGCAGACGCAGGCCGGCGCGAACCCGCTGCTCGACGTGCTCGCCGCCTGCGCGCGCCGGCTTCGCGACGAGGCGCCGGAGACAACCGGCGCCACGCCGCACGCCACGCCCCCGCTCCTGATCGCGCACGGCCTCGGCGCGATGCTCGCGGCCGAGCTGGCCTGCCTCGATGGTCTCGACTCGGCGCCGCGCGCCCCGCTGGTGCTGATCTCGCCGCTCGGCCTCTGGCTCGACGCGCATCCGCTCGCCAACCTGCTCGCGCTCGGTCCGGACGCGGCCACCGGCCTGCTCTGGCACGACCCGGCGCATCCCGACGCGCGGCGCATGCAGGCGCACTGGCCGGCGCGCGGCATGAACGCGCTGAGCCGGATCGCCTGGCCGTTCGCCGAGCACGGCCTGCGCCACCGGCTGCCGCATCTGCGCCGGCGCGTGCTGGTGATCGCCGGCGCGCAGGACCGCTTCACGCCGCCCGCCTATGCGCGGGCCTTCGTCGAACGGCTGCCGGCCGGCCAGGCCTCGCTCGCGATCATGCCCGACTGCGGCCACCTGCCGATGCACGAACGCCCCGACGCCACGGCCGCCGCCATCCACGCGTTCATCGCCGGGCTCACGCCCACCAACCGGAGTACCGAATGA
- a CDS encoding class I SAM-dependent methyltransferase, with protein MFVEFDLQRAVDYEGAMRASPYARAAELEAACWALAERRRPPVRRIVELGAGSGFATPALLEQLAPGGELIACDPSPHMLAHLQPLAGMRKLVATPSRIDLPDDSVDLVFSMASFHHVQNKKVALDEIRRVLKPNAELLIVDVDFGTPAQRFFDHVVQHHCRTGHEVEFLDRAFMQLLCDRAGMIHRWSRRRATDWQFSDAGAALSYIMRLLGLEIALAELAPLVEHWLSPVRHADGRVTVPWSLGFHLLAKPAARAAS; from the coding sequence ATGTTCGTTGAATTCGACCTCCAGCGCGCCGTCGATTACGAAGGCGCGATGCGCGCCTCGCCGTATGCCCGCGCCGCCGAACTGGAAGCGGCGTGCTGGGCGCTGGCCGAGCGCCGCCGCCCGCCGGTGCGGCGCATCGTCGAGCTGGGCGCCGGCTCCGGCTTCGCCACGCCGGCCCTGCTCGAGCAGCTCGCGCCCGGTGGCGAGCTGATCGCCTGCGATCCGTCGCCCCACATGCTCGCGCATCTGCAGCCGCTGGCCGGCATGCGCAAGCTGGTGGCCACGCCGTCGCGAATCGACCTGCCCGACGATTCGGTGGACCTGGTGTTCTCGATGGCGAGCTTCCATCACGTGCAGAACAAGAAGGTCGCGCTCGACGAGATCCGCCGCGTGCTGAAGCCGAACGCCGAGCTGCTGATCGTGGACGTCGATTTCGGCACGCCGGCGCAGCGCTTCTTCGACCACGTGGTCCAGCATCACTGCCGCACCGGCCACGAGGTCGAGTTCCTCGATCGCGCGTTCATGCAGCTGCTCTGCGATCGTGCCGGGATGATCCACCGCTGGAGCCGGCGCCGGGCCACCGACTGGCAGTTCAGCGACGCGGGCGCGGCGCTCTCGTACATCATGCGACTGCTCGGGCTGGAGATCGCGCTGGCCGAGCTGGCGCCGCTGGTCGAGCACTGGCTGAGCCCCGTGCGCCACGCCGACGGCCGCGTCACCGTGCCGTGGAGCCTCGGCTTCCATCTGCTCGCCAAGCCGGCGGCGCGCGCCGCCTCGTGA
- a CDS encoding Nramp family divalent metal transporter, with the protein MTDPVFKPDVVSALTERATREARAALSGPRPGLRRLIALSGPAVVASIAYMDPGNFATNIEAGARFGYSLLWVVLLANLIGMLFQALAARLGFVTGLNLAEHCRLRLPRAAVYGMWLLSELVAMATELAELVGAAIGLQLLCGLPLLVGMLATAAVVTALLGFERRGFRPLELMIAALVATIGAAYLIELVIVPVAWPTVFAQLVPTRLPRADALMISVAIVGATVMPHALFLHSGLTQNRVAPRGPAELRRLLKFSNLEVAAALGVAGLINLAMVITAAGAFHERFSDIARIDTAYHTLRPLLGDLAALLFLTGLIAAGVSSSVVGAMAGQVIMQGFVKRRLRLSLRRFVTMAPSFVVIALGVDATRALVLSQVVLSFALPLPMFMLIRLTASRAVMGPFRNRRLTTAAATLAACVVTALNAVLVWQGWAGATG; encoded by the coding sequence ATGACCGATCCCGTCTTCAAGCCGGACGTGGTATCCGCGCTGACCGAACGCGCCACGCGCGAGGCGCGGGCCGCGCTGTCCGGGCCGCGCCCCGGCCTGCGGCGGCTGATCGCCCTGAGCGGGCCGGCGGTGGTGGCCTCGATCGCCTACATGGACCCCGGCAACTTCGCCACCAACATCGAGGCCGGCGCGCGCTTCGGCTATTCGCTGCTGTGGGTCGTGCTGCTGGCCAACCTGATCGGCATGCTGTTCCAGGCGCTGGCCGCGCGGCTCGGCTTCGTGACCGGCCTGAACCTCGCCGAGCACTGCCGCCTGCGGCTGCCGCGCGCCGCCGTGTACGGCATGTGGCTGCTGAGCGAACTCGTGGCGATGGCGACCGAACTCGCCGAGCTGGTCGGCGCCGCGATCGGCCTGCAGCTGCTGTGCGGCCTGCCGCTGCTGGTGGGGATGCTGGCGACGGCGGCCGTCGTCACCGCGCTGCTCGGCTTCGAGCGGCGCGGCTTCCGTCCGCTGGAGCTGATGATCGCCGCGCTGGTCGCGACGATCGGCGCCGCGTATCTGATCGAGCTGGTCATCGTGCCGGTCGCGTGGCCCACCGTGTTCGCGCAGCTCGTGCCCACGCGGCTGCCGCGCGCCGACGCGCTGATGATCTCGGTCGCCATCGTCGGCGCCACCGTGATGCCGCACGCGCTGTTCCTGCATTCGGGGCTGACCCAGAACCGCGTGGCGCCGCGAGGGCCGGCCGAGCTGCGGCGGCTGCTGAAGTTCTCGAACCTCGAGGTGGCGGCCGCGCTCGGCGTGGCGGGGCTGATCAACCTGGCGATGGTGATCACCGCGGCCGGCGCGTTCCACGAGCGCTTCAGCGACATCGCGCGGATCGACACCGCCTATCACACGCTGCGCCCGCTGCTCGGCGACCTGGCCGCGCTGCTGTTCCTGACCGGCCTGATCGCGGCCGGCGTATCGAGTTCGGTGGTCGGCGCCATGGCGGGCCAGGTCATCATGCAGGGCTTCGTGAAGAGGCGGCTGCGGCTGTCGCTGCGGCGCTTCGTGACGATGGCGCCGAGCTTCGTGGTGATCGCGCTCGGCGTCGACGCGACGCGCGCGCTGGTCCTGAGCCAGGTGGTGCTCAGCTTCGCGCTGCCGCTGCCGATGTTCATGCTGATCCGGCTGACCGCGAGCCGCGCGGTGATGGGGCCGTTCCGCAACCGGCGCCTGACGACGGCCGCGGCGACGCTCGCGGCCTGCGTGGTGACGGCGCTGAACGCCGTGCTGGTCTGGCAGGGCTGGGCCGGCGCGACGGGCTGA
- a CDS encoding carbamoyltransferase C-terminal domain-containing protein: protein MNFVSFYLGRHDSNVAAWIDGRVRYAKSERATGIKHHRATLEFVERTCAEWGLDRVDAVAFSDGQRNGLGSCAPNRLFERSRPVLPRFGDAPTWCVDHHYAHVLSGWPLLPVAEAAVGIALDGNGDNGNSQSVIRAPGSKTPELVFSTGNRSFGMLFEKIGMLMKLSGGLEDLVGKVMGAQAYGSVDHAYLDGIDFDAIADHAIYDLIRAVPWRGAIPEADPQIVVDAVARRWVPRAGNAFFSFDNPSFRDWLATIHHGVAAYVLRFFQRHCRAEDTILYAGGCAQNVVCNELLARHFPLLAIPPHAYDGGLSLGCLELLRIQLDQPLFPTGGFPYWQDDPVEAQPSPHTIEQVAGLLAAGRIVAWHQGRGELGPRALGHRSILMDPRIADAKEILNTRVKLRERWRPYAPSVLESRAGEWFEMSGSSRYMLRAIDVRPERREQLAAIVHEDGTARVQTVADGPGTEHEPFAALLRAFEARTGVPVLLNTSLNAGGSPIFSTAAQSEAFYHEVALDALCVGDRLLIKST from the coding sequence ATGAACTTCGTCTCGTTCTATCTGGGCCGTCACGACAGCAACGTTGCCGCCTGGATCGACGGCCGCGTGCGTTATGCGAAATCGGAGCGCGCCACCGGCATCAAGCATCACCGCGCCACGCTCGAATTCGTCGAGCGCACCTGCGCCGAATGGGGCCTCGACCGCGTCGACGCGGTGGCGTTCTCGGACGGCCAGCGCAACGGGCTCGGCAGCTGCGCGCCGAACCGGCTGTTCGAGCGCAGCCGCCCGGTGCTGCCGCGCTTCGGCGACGCGCCGACCTGGTGCGTCGACCACCATTACGCGCACGTATTGAGCGGCTGGCCGCTGCTGCCGGTAGCCGAGGCGGCGGTCGGCATCGCGCTCGACGGCAACGGCGACAACGGCAATTCGCAGTCGGTGATCCGCGCGCCCGGCTCGAAGACGCCCGAGCTCGTGTTCAGCACCGGCAACCGCTCGTTCGGCATGCTGTTCGAGAAGATCGGCATGCTGATGAAGCTGTCCGGCGGCCTCGAGGATCTGGTCGGCAAGGTGATGGGCGCGCAGGCTTACGGCAGCGTCGACCACGCCTACCTGGACGGGATCGACTTCGACGCGATCGCCGACCACGCGATCTACGACCTGATCCGCGCCGTGCCGTGGCGCGGCGCGATTCCCGAGGCGGACCCGCAGATCGTGGTCGACGCGGTCGCGCGGCGCTGGGTGCCGCGCGCCGGCAACGCGTTCTTCTCGTTCGACAACCCTTCGTTCCGCGACTGGCTCGCCACCATCCATCACGGCGTGGCCGCTTACGTGCTGCGCTTCTTCCAGCGCCACTGCCGCGCCGAGGACACCATCCTCTATGCCGGCGGCTGCGCGCAGAACGTGGTCTGCAACGAGCTGCTGGCGCGCCATTTCCCGCTGCTCGCGATCCCGCCGCATGCCTACGACGGCGGCCTGTCGCTCGGCTGCCTGGAGCTGCTGCGCATCCAGCTCGACCAGCCGCTGTTCCCGACCGGCGGCTTCCCCTACTGGCAGGATGATCCGGTCGAGGCGCAACCCTCGCCGCACACCATCGAGCAAGTGGCCGGGCTGCTCGCCGCCGGCAGGATCGTGGCCTGGCATCAGGGCCGCGGCGAGCTCGGGCCGCGCGCGCTCGGCCATCGCTCGATCCTGATGGACCCGCGCATCGCCGACGCCAAGGAAATCCTCAACACGCGCGTGAAGCTGCGCGAGCGCTGGCGTCCGTATGCGCCGAGCGTGCTGGAGAGCCGGGCCGGCGAATGGTTCGAGATGAGCGGCTCGAGCCGCTACATGCTGCGCGCCATCGACGTGCGGCCCGAGCGGCGCGAGCAGCTGGCCGCGATCGTCCACGAGGACGGCACCGCGCGCGTGCAGACCGTGGCCGACGGCCCCGGCACCGAGCACGAGCCGTTCGCCGCGCTGCTGCGCGCGTTCGAGGCGCGCACCGGCGTGCCGGTGCTGCTCAACACCTCGCTGAACGCCGGCGGCAGCCCGATTTTCTCCACCGCCGCGCAGAGCGAGGCGTTCTATCACGAGGTGGCGCTCGACGCGCTGTGCGTCGGCGACCGCCTGCTGATCAAGTCGACCTGA
- a CDS encoding MBL fold metallo-hydrolase encodes MQIHFLGHASLLIETSAGNILMDPVFGASHQEGLLDVFPKRALRELDALRFALLVISHRHLDHFDVETLAGLSRECRVIIPDDDLIAHALHELGYRQVERVHDFDEIAFGEVRLTITRSENRVPEFGLIVRDGPCLLWNAVDTIVSEATSSRIAAQLGQVDLLIAPWQPLLENNFPLNRSLAFPHERVGAMLEQIARIAPRHVVPGSCMFAYLPPAAFMNQLVFPLTLKRFVRALEQRCPALAASCHAAQPSDLLRLDARAGAAPVVTHAPGASRFAVRLADGGPEPRFDPVRFGVPFEHPASGPGAGPDTPAEALQWRVAEAECTDALPRHILGMDPALRAAHREWDVIYQLNVVSPTRTQSWHYHLADAAPRAQGGPSDYANLESTITLAALHGLVEGTLGWDHALLSGSFRSFASIYRVDPQGLTWPAPRAVAEPLRRRYTYDAQLERIVGRQLARLGHAGSR; translated from the coding sequence ATGCAAATCCATTTCCTCGGCCACGCCAGCCTGCTGATCGAAACCAGCGCCGGCAACATCCTGATGGACCCGGTGTTCGGCGCCTCGCACCAGGAGGGCCTGCTCGACGTGTTCCCGAAACGCGCGCTGCGCGAGCTCGACGCGCTGCGCTTCGCGCTGCTGGTGATCTCGCACCGCCATCTCGATCACTTCGACGTCGAGACGCTGGCCGGGCTGTCGCGCGAGTGCCGCGTGATCATTCCCGACGACGACCTGATCGCGCACGCGCTGCACGAACTCGGCTACCGGCAGGTGGAGCGCGTGCATGACTTCGACGAGATCGCGTTCGGCGAGGTGCGCCTCACCATCACGCGCTCGGAGAACCGCGTGCCGGAATTCGGGCTGATCGTGCGCGACGGGCCGTGCCTGCTGTGGAACGCCGTCGACACCATCGTCAGCGAGGCGACCTCGTCGCGCATCGCCGCGCAGCTCGGCCAGGTGGACCTGCTGATCGCGCCATGGCAGCCGCTGCTGGAAAACAATTTCCCGTTGAACCGCTCGCTGGCGTTTCCGCACGAGCGCGTCGGCGCGATGCTCGAACAGATCGCCCGCATCGCGCCGCGCCACGTCGTGCCGGGCTCGTGCATGTTCGCCTATCTGCCGCCCGCCGCGTTCATGAACCAGCTGGTGTTCCCGCTCACGCTGAAGCGCTTCGTGCGCGCGCTCGAACAGCGCTGCCCGGCGCTGGCCGCGTCCTGCCACGCGGCGCAGCCGTCCGACCTGCTGCGGCTCGACGCGCGCGCGGGCGCGGCCCCCGTCGTCACGCACGCGCCCGGCGCGAGCCGCTTCGCCGTGCGGCTCGCCGACGGCGGCCCCGAGCCGCGCTTCGACCCGGTGCGGTTCGGCGTGCCGTTCGAGCATCCGGCATCCGGTCCCGGCGCCGGCCCCGACACGCCCGCCGAGGCGCTGCAATGGCGCGTGGCCGAGGCCGAATGCACCGACGCGCTGCCGCGCCACATTCTCGGCATGGACCCGGCGCTGCGCGCCGCGCATCGCGAGTGGGACGTGATCTACCAGCTGAACGTGGTGTCGCCCACCCGCACGCAAAGCTGGCATTACCACCTGGCCGACGCGGCGCCGCGCGCGCAAGGCGGGCCGTCCGACTACGCGAACCTCGAATCGACCATCACGCTCGCCGCGCTGCACGGCCTCGTCGAGGGCACGCTCGGCTGGGACCACGCGCTGCTGAGCGGCAGCTTCCGCAGCTTCGCCTCGATCTATCGCGTGGACCCGCAGGGGCTCACCTGGCCGGCGCCGCGTGCGGTCGCCGAGCCGCTGCGCCGCCGCTACACCTACGACGCGCAGCTCGAACGCATCGTCGGGCGCCAGCTCGCGCGGCTCGGCCACGCGGGCTCCCGCTGA
- a CDS encoding PLP-dependent cysteine synthase family protein, with amino-acid sequence MDQSTSLPASLAAAHDAPDAGPMPGALASLAEAIGDTPLVRLARLAPAPEPHANRLHGKCEFMNPGGSIKDRLARTLLTEAARRGLLAPGGTVIETTSGNTGVGLATVGAILGYRVVLVVARTTTPDKINLLRACGATVHLVSPGLPADHPESGTATARRLAREIPGAWFANQFGNPMNWQSAYAGLGRELWRQSDGRIDALVCGAGTGGTLHGVARFLKEQNPGVEIVLAEPPGSAFSAAWHARAATFRGSLVEGVGNDEVPVVASLADVDRVFEIADAESRAVSQRLFEREGMLAGPSSGCIVAAALRYCATAPATARGRNVVALLPDGARPYLNTFFDPAWCEARGLTADDARPGAD; translated from the coding sequence ATGGACCAATCGACGAGTTTGCCCGCCAGCCTTGCCGCGGCCCATGACGCGCCCGATGCCGGGCCGATGCCGGGCGCGCTCGCGTCGCTCGCCGAGGCGATCGGGGACACGCCGCTGGTGCGGCTCGCGCGGCTCGCGCCGGCGCCGGAGCCGCACGCCAACCGCCTGCACGGCAAGTGCGAATTCATGAATCCGGGCGGCTCGATCAAGGACCGGCTCGCGCGCACGCTGCTGACCGAAGCCGCGCGCCGCGGCCTGCTCGCGCCCGGCGGCACCGTGATCGAGACCACCTCGGGCAACACCGGCGTCGGGCTCGCCACGGTCGGCGCGATCCTCGGCTACCGCGTGGTGCTGGTGGTCGCGCGCACCACCACGCCCGACAAGATCAACCTGCTGCGCGCCTGCGGCGCCACCGTGCATCTGGTCAGCCCCGGCCTGCCCGCCGACCATCCCGAATCGGGTACCGCCACCGCGCGGCGCCTCGCGCGCGAGATCCCCGGCGCGTGGTTCGCGAACCAGTTCGGCAATCCAATGAACTGGCAGAGCGCCTACGCCGGCCTCGGCCGCGAACTGTGGCGGCAAAGCGATGGCCGGATCGACGCGCTGGTGTGCGGCGCCGGCACCGGCGGCACGCTGCATGGCGTGGCGCGCTTTCTCAAGGAACAGAACCCCGGCGTCGAGATCGTGCTGGCCGAGCCGCCCGGCAGCGCGTTCTCGGCCGCGTGGCACGCGCGAGCGGCCACGTTTCGCGGCAGCCTCGTGGAAGGCGTCGGCAACGACGAGGTGCCCGTGGTGGCGAGCCTCGCCGACGTCGATCGCGTGTTCGAGATCGCCGACGCCGAATCGCGCGCGGTCAGCCAGCGGCTGTTCGAGCGCGAAGGCATGCTCGCGGGGCCGTCGTCGGGCTGCATCGTGGCGGCGGCGCTGCGCTACTGCGCCACCGCGCCGGCCACCGCGCGCGGACGCAACGTGGTCGCGCTGCTGCCCGACGGCGCGCGGCCGTACCTGAACACCTTCTTCGATCCGGCCTGGTGCGAGGCGCGCGGGCTGACCGCCGACGACGCGCGCCCGGGCGCCGACTGA
- a CDS encoding phytanoyl-CoA dioxygenase family protein, protein MEMHARWADAASNPTSADTNHTDNNTDSDSSALDRFIADGHCTFGSPFSPGELDTLREHYLALLDAKMRRFGLHGVAADQALLDRNDAVLNDFKPKGGNHDLNRWNMHLPSHGPLFDERLFNDPRVMAIVDRLIGPDAVCYLIASDTPLPGAGFQGAHQDFTRFSIALNIPLVDVTEHNGPTEIWPGTHCGGRFDTQPYFIAADEARQISATRRPRRLTNRAGSFVLRDHRLLHRGTANRSDASRPMLSLYYVQPGPVPYAWLARAGVWLAERVRKAGRGASGGGAIANQRLLNLGNLLGRIVEESVQSDRDYRRPIEQHRFDALSPRARHLLRYARVAGSHGSRALVRGSWAGSRRFVRRWFGACASFIGHELRRTPRQPD, encoded by the coding sequence ATGCGCGATGGGCCGACGCGGCATCGAACCCGACGTCCGCCGATACGAACCACACGGACAACAATACGGACTCCGATTCATCCGCGCTCGACCGGTTCATCGCCGACGGCCATTGCACGTTCGGCAGCCCGTTCAGCCCGGGCGAACTCGACACGCTGCGCGAGCACTACCTGGCGCTGCTCGACGCGAAGATGCGCCGCTTCGGCCTGCACGGCGTGGCCGCCGACCAGGCGCTGCTCGACCGCAACGACGCGGTGCTCAACGACTTCAAGCCCAAGGGCGGCAATCACGACCTGAACCGCTGGAACATGCACCTGCCGTCGCACGGGCCGCTGTTCGACGAGCGCCTGTTCAACGATCCGCGCGTGATGGCGATCGTCGACCGGCTGATCGGCCCCGACGCGGTCTGCTACCTGATCGCCTCCGACACGCCGCTGCCCGGCGCCGGCTTCCAGGGCGCGCACCAGGACTTCACGCGCTTCAGCATCGCGCTGAACATCCCGCTGGTGGACGTCACCGAGCACAACGGGCCGACCGAGATCTGGCCGGGCACGCACTGCGGCGGCCGATTCGACACGCAGCCGTATTTCATCGCCGCCGACGAGGCACGCCAGATCTCGGCCACGCGCCGCCCGCGGCGGCTCACCAACCGCGCCGGCAGCTTCGTGCTGCGCGACCACCGGCTGCTGCATCGCGGCACCGCGAACCGGTCCGACGCGTCGCGGCCGATGCTCTCGCTCTACTACGTCCAGCCCGGGCCGGTGCCCTACGCATGGCTCGCGCGCGCCGGCGTCTGGCTGGCCGAGCGCGTGCGCAAGGCCGGGCGCGGCGCGAGCGGCGGCGGCGCGATCGCCAACCAGCGGCTGCTCAATCTCGGCAACCTGCTCGGCCGCATCGTCGAGGAAAGCGTGCAGAGCGACCGCGACTATCGCCGGCCGATCGAGCAGCACAGGTTCGACGCGCTGTCGCCGCGCGCGCGGCATCTGCTGCGCTACGCACGCGTGGCCGGCAGCCACGGCTCGCGGGCGCTGGTGCGCGGCTCGTGGGCCGGCAGCCGGCGGTTCGTGCGGCGCTGGTTCGGCGCGTGCGCCAGCTTCATCGGCCACGAGCTGCGCCGCACGCCGCGCCAGCCGGACTGA
- a CDS encoding LLM class flavin-dependent oxidoreductase translates to MKFHWFVEFTYPGLAQEAGARDGGMWVTPPRRHCDPARVAALYDDTLSGYRLASELGFDGLVVNEHHQYAGSVSPSPNLFAAILARETRRAAIVVLGNSLPLYNPPTRVAEELAVIDVLSNGRLVAGFVFGTPMDACFAGGVAPGELRERWAEAHRLIRAAWAADAPFAFAGAYTRLAHVNPWPRPLQQPRPPVWLPGTGSHDTWAIAAREDYCYCYLSFGGTQKTVAFLDGYWSAVHANGWDDNPYRFALAQVICVSETDASAEADYAEAVEHFFGTVTAVTPMFAHVPVSDVPAPKPPADAKPDAKPEARGPLRYADYVARGQVIAGSPATVTAALRDLAMRCRIGHLIGILQVGTLSAELTEKNARLFATQVMPQLRGLHDAYEDRWTPRALAGAPTP, encoded by the coding sequence ATGAAATTCCACTGGTTCGTCGAATTCACCTACCCGGGGCTCGCGCAGGAAGCGGGCGCCCGCGACGGCGGCATGTGGGTGACGCCGCCGCGCCGCCACTGCGACCCGGCCCGGGTCGCCGCGCTCTACGACGACACGCTGAGCGGCTACCGGCTCGCGAGCGAGCTGGGCTTCGACGGACTGGTGGTCAACGAGCACCATCAATACGCCGGCTCGGTCAGCCCCTCGCCGAACCTGTTCGCGGCGATCCTCGCGCGCGAGACGCGCCGCGCCGCGATCGTGGTGCTCGGCAACAGCCTGCCGCTGTACAACCCGCCCACGCGCGTGGCCGAGGAACTCGCGGTGATCGACGTGCTGTCGAACGGCCGGCTGGTGGCCGGCTTCGTGTTCGGCACGCCGATGGACGCCTGCTTCGCGGGCGGCGTCGCGCCGGGCGAGCTGCGCGAACGCTGGGCCGAGGCGCACCGGCTGATCCGCGCGGCCTGGGCCGCCGACGCGCCGTTCGCGTTCGCCGGCGCCTACACGCGGCTGGCCCACGTGAATCCGTGGCCGCGCCCGCTGCAGCAGCCGCGCCCGCCGGTCTGGCTGCCCGGCACCGGCAGCCACGACACCTGGGCGATCGCCGCGCGCGAGGACTACTGCTACTGCTACCTGTCGTTCGGCGGCACGCAGAAGACGGTGGCGTTCCTCGACGGCTACTGGTCCGCCGTGCATGCCAACGGCTGGGACGACAACCCGTACCGGTTCGCGCTCGCGCAGGTGATCTGCGTGAGCGAGACCGACGCCTCGGCCGAGGCCGACTACGCCGAGGCCGTCGAGCACTTCTTCGGCACCGTCACCGCCGTGACGCCGATGTTCGCCCACGTGCCGGTCAGCGACGTGCCGGCGCCGAAGCCGCCCGCCGATGCGAAGCCGGATGCGAAGCCCGAGGCGCGCGGCCCGCTGCGCTATGCCGACTACGTCGCGCGCGGCCAGGTGATCGCGGGCAGCCCGGCCACCGTGACGGCGGCGCTGCGCGATCTCGCCATGCGCTGCCGGATCGGCCACCTGATCGGCATCCTGCAGGTCGGCACGCTGTCGGCCGAGCTGACCGAAAAGAACGCGCGGCTGTTCGCGACGCAGGTGATGCCGCAACTGCGCGGCCTGCACGACGCGTACGAGGATCGCTGGACGCCGCGCGCGCTCGCCGGAGCCCCCACGCCATGA